CCACTCGACCGCGGACTCCGCACCGGGCCACCGGACGTCGGTGCGCTCGGTCGGCGTCCTGCCCTGCACGTGGTCGGTGGCGACCGTCCACCACCAGCCGAGGTGCCAGGTGAGCCAAGCGATGGTGGGCACCGGCACCGGATCGGGTTCGACCTCGGCGAAGTCGGCCACCCACTCGCCGTCGTCACCGCGCCGCACCGTCCAGCAGTGCGCGGCGGGCTCCCACCGGAAGTCCTCGGGCTCCAGCGCGCCGAGGTGCAGCTCGCACAGCGACCAGGTCAGCCCGAACTGCCAGCGCACGAGGTCGATCCGTGTAGCGAGCACGGCGAGACCGTGGCACACCGGGACGACGGTGGGAAAGCGGTTTTCCACCGGCGGTCACCTCGGCGGGGTGAGCGGGGCCGTCCACAGCACCCTGGTCCCACCAGCCGGCAACCGCTCCACGGTGCACCGGCCGCCCATCTGCTCCGCTCGCTCGACCAGGTTGTGCAGCCCGCTGTGCGCGACCGTGTCACCGATGCCGACGCCGTTGTCGGTGACGTCGATGGTCAGGTCGTCCTCCAGCGAGACCGTCACCGACAGCTCCGTGGCCTGCGCGTGCCGCACGGTGTTGCTCACCGCTTCCAGCACCACGGCTTCGGCGTGCTCGGCCAGCCGCGGCGGCAGCACGTCCAGCGGTCCGGCCATCCGCATGGTGATGCGGAGGGGGTTGTCGCCCACCACGTCGGTGACCACGCGCTGCACCCGGGTGCGGAACCCCCTCCGGTGTTCGGCGGCGACCTGCAGGTCGAAGATGCTGGCGCGGAGGTCCTGGATGACGTCGTGCAGCTGGTCGATGTGCTCGGTGAGCCTGGTCGCCACGTCGGGTGTCTTCGCCCGCCGCTGGGTGCCCTGCATGGCCATGCCGATGGCGAACAACCGCTGGATGACGTGGTCGTGCAGCTCGCGGGCGATGCGGTCACGGTCGGCGAGCACGTCCAGCTCGCGCCGCGCCGCCTGCGCCTCGGCCCAGCGCAGCGCCAGCGCGGCCTGGTCGGCGAAGGACGACACCACCAGCAGCTGCTCCTCGTCGAAGCCCTTGGCGCCGGCCCGCCGCACGGCCAGCAGCACCCCGGAGATGGTCCCTTCGGCCCGCATCGGCACCGCGAGCGCCGGACCGAGCTCCACCGCGGCGTGCTCGACGGTGGACAGGTGCGCGACGTGGCGCGGCACCCGCTCGCGGAACACCTGGCCGGTCACCGAACCGTGCACCGGGATCCGCCGCCCGACCAGGTCCTCGACGCCCTCTCCGGCCGACACCGTCACGGTCAGCTCCGCGACCTCCTCGTCGTCGCCGCGGGCGGGCACGGACAGCAGCGCGTAGTCGGCCTCCGTGAGCTCGGCCGCGCGCTCGGCGATCACCTGCAGCGCGTCGATCGGGTCGGTGCCCGCCAGCAGTTCGGCGGTGATCTCCCCGGTCGCGTCCAACCAGCGCTCCCGGCGGCGGAGCTCCTCGAACAACCGGGCGTTGTCCACCGCGATCCCGGCGGCCCCGGCCAGCGCCTGCAGCACCACCTCGTCGTCCTCGGTGAAGGGTCCACCACCGCGCTTCTCGGTCAGGTACAACCTGCCGAACGTCTCCTGCCTGGCCCGGATCGGCACCCCGAGGAAGGTGTGCATCGGCGGGTGGTGCGCCGGGAAGCCCACGGACGCCGGGTGCGCGGAGATGTCGTCCAGCCGCAGCGGCTTGTCCGCCTCGATGACCACGCCCAGCACACCGCGCCCGGTGGGCAGGTGCCCGATGCGGCGCCGGGTCTCCTCGTCGACCCCGTCGTGGATGAACCTGCTGAGCGACCCGTCCGGCGCCAGCACCCCGATCGCGCCGTAGCGCGCGTCGACCAGGTCGATGGAGGTGCGCACGATGCGCCGCAGCACGGAGTCGAGCTCCAGCTCCGAGGAGATGCCCAGCACGGCGTCGAGCAGTGCGTCCATCCGGTCCCGCAGACCGACGATCTCCTCGATGCGTGCTTGGACCTGGGTCAGCAGCTCCTTGAGGCGCAACCGGGACAGGGTGCCCGCGACCGAGGGAGCGCCCCCCTCTCGCAAGTCCCCGGTCCCTGGCGCGTTCGCGCTGCTCACACGTCCACTCTGACAGGCCGGTCGCGACCCGGCGAGTGCTCACGACTCCGGTCGGTGACGCAACCGGGTGGCCAGCACGGCCGCCTGGGTGCGGCTCTGCAGGCCGAGCTTGCTCAGCAGGCGGGAGACGTAGTTCTTGACGGTCTTCTCGGCCAGGAACATCCGCTCGGCGATCTGTCGGTTGGTCATGCCCTGGCGGATGCAGTCGAGCAGGATGCGTTCCTGCCCGGTCAGCTCCGGCAGCTTCGAGGTGCCGTCGAGCTCGGCGCGCAGCTTGTTCACCAGCGCGGTCGCTTCCTGCTGGGTCAGCAGCGATCCGCCCGCCCCGACCTTGCGGATGGCCGAGGCCAGCTCCATGCCCTTGATGTTCTTCACGACGTAGCCGGCAGCGCCCGCCAGCATCGCGTCCAGCAGCGCCTGCTTGTCGCTGAAGGAGGTCAACATCAGGCACTGCAGCCCCGGCAGGCGGGACCGCAGCTCACGGCAGAGCTCCACTCCGTTGCCGTCCGGCAGCCGCACGTCCAGCACGGCCACGTCAGGCCGGACAGTGGGGATGCGGGTCAGCGCTTCGCCCGCGGAGGCCGCCTGCCCGACGACTTCGAGGTCAGCCTCCGAGTCGAGCAGGTCCACCAGTCCCAGTCGCACGACCTCGTGGTCGTCGACCAGGAACACGGTGGTCACCGCGCCGCTGCCCACATCCCCACTGTAAGAGCGTCCGCCCTCAGGTGCCGCTGCGGAACGTGAAGCGGACACGGCCGATCCACAGCTCGTCCCCATCGTTCAGCTCAGCGACGTCCACGGGCTGCCGGTTGAGGTAGGTGCCGTTGAGCGAGCCGCCGTCCACCACGACGTAGTTGCCGTCGCGGAGGTGCAGCTCGGCGTGCACGCGCGACACCGTCATGTCGTCGACCACGATGTCGCAGTCACGATCTCTCCCGATCGTGACCTGCGGGCTCTCCAACGGGAAGCTGGCGCCCGCATCCGGTCCGCGGTTGATGACCAGCCGGGGACGGCCGTCCGACTCCACGGACTCGCGCGGCGCCGGGACGACCTGGGCGCTCGATGCGACGTCCGGCAGGGTCCGGGCCGTCTGGTCCGCCTCCGCGACACCAGTGGCGGCGGAGAGCTGGAACCGGGTGTCCTCCATGGTCGTACTCCTCGCAAACGGGGCAGGGAAGCCGCCCGGGGGTTGCCCGACCGGGGCTGGGCGACTACTGACAGCATGCCGAACGAGCACGCTGCGTCGCCAGGACCTTCGTCCTGAGCACCTCCCGAACCCGCGGTGACGCTTGCCACTCCCAGTGGTACCCGCGGAGACGCAGCCGTCAACGGCGCTTTTCGGGTGGCTCGCGCGCACGGGCACGCTGGCACCCGTCCGCGCGAAGCCGGCACCGACCGGGTGGCGCCCCGATGACACGACGCGACCACCGGAGTCACAGTTCTCACTCGCCCCCCTCCTGACCCACCGGGCGGGTCTCCCCCCCCCAGGAGACGGGTTCCTCTCGGGTCGTCCGGGCGGGAACGGTGGTTCCCGCCCCCTGCACGGACGCCGGACGGCCTCAGGCGCTGTGCGGATCGACGCCCTCGCCGCGACGGGCGGCGACCGCACGAACCGCACGGACTGCCGACGCCGGCTGGTGCACGCCCCCTTCACCCGCCCCGCGACCACGAGCCCACTGCGCCATGATCACCGGATCGTGCGACAGCAAACCGCTCGAAACCCTGTTCGAGCCTGGGCATGATGGACACATGAGCCCGTTGACGACCCGACCGAGCACGACGAGCCAGTTCCGACGTCGACCTCAACCGCGCAGGAGTCCACGATGTGCAGTACCCATCCACTGTGGACAATTTCGGCCAACTACCACACATCGACCGATCAGACCACAGTGGACTCATGACGTGCACACCGAGCGAAGGCCACGACCACTTCATCGGATGAACAGGACAAGGGCGCCGGACTGCACACGCACTGGCCCATCACCGTGACGAAGCAGACCAGCGCTCGGGGGCGAACGTGACCGAGAGAGCTGGAGGGACGCCGCAGACGCACCGAGCGGAGTCCGTTCCGCGCTCCACTGACCACGGGGGACACCACGGAAGAACTCCGGGAGTCCAGGCAGCACCTTGGCAACTCAACAGTGGGAAGAGGAAGGCCAGGAACCGGAGGAAGGGACCGCCGGAACAGAGTGGTGCCCGCCCGGACGTCGTCCAGGCGGGCACCGCTCGGCGGGGGGTCAGCCGAGCATCACTTGACAGCACCCATGGAGAGACCGCGGACGAGGTGGTTCTGCGCAGCCCAGCCGATGATCATCACCGGCAGGGAGGCGAGGAACGCCGCCGCGCTCAACTGCGCCCAGTAGAGCCCCTCGCTGGTGATGAACCCGACCAGGAAGACCGGGACGGTGCCCGCCTGCGCCGCCGTCAGGTTCACCGCGTAGAAGAACTCGGTCCAGGAGAAGATCACGCAGATCAGGGCGGTGGCGGCGATGCCGGGCGCCACCACCGGCAGCACGACCCGGAACAGCAGCGTCGGCAGCCGCGCCCCGTCGATCCGCCCGGCCTCCACCATCTCCTTGGGGACCTCCAGGAAGAACGAGCGCATCATCCAGATCGCCAGCGGCAGGTTCATCGCCGTGTACAGGATCACCAGCGCCCAGACGTTGTCCAGCAGCTTGAGGTTCTGCGAGATCACGTACAGCGGGATGATCGCCGCGACGATCGGCAGCATCTTCGTGGACAGGAAGAAGCCCAGCGCGTCCCGGGTCCCGGGGACCGCGGAGATGGACAGCACGTACGCCGCGGGCACCGCCAGCAGCAGCACCAGCAGCGTGGACACCACCGTCACGAACGCCGAGTTCGCCAGGTACGGCAGGAACCCGCGCTCCAGGACCCCGGCGAACTGCTCCAGCGTCGGGGTGAACACCACCTTCGGCGGGTTGGTGTAGGCGTCGCTCTCCTGCTTGAACGAGGTGAGCACCATCCAGAGGACCGGGAACACGAACAGGATCGCGACCAACCAGGTCAGCCCGGTCAGGGCCCAGCGGCCGAGGGGGTTGCCGGTCCGCATCATCGCACCTCACTCACGCCGAAGGTCCGGAACATCAGGCGCAGCGCGAAGGTCGCCACGACCAGGGTCAGGACCACCACGACCACGCCCATCGCCGAGGACTGCCCGATGTCGAAGCCCTCGAACGCGCGCTGGTAGATGTAGAACGGCAGGTTCGTGCTCGCGGTGCCCGGCCCGCCCTGGGTCATCAGGTAGATCGCGTCGAAGCTGTTCACGATGTAGATCGCGCCGAGCAGCACGGCCAGCTGCAGGTAGCGCCCCAGCTGCGGCAGGGTGATCGACCAGAAGATGCGCCACCGGCCCGCACCGTCGACCGCCGCGGCCTCCAGCACCTCCTTGGACTGGCCCTGCAGACCCGCGAGGATCAGCAACATCATGAACGGCGTCCACTGCCAGATGACCTGCGCCATCACCGAGGCCATCGGGAACTGCGACAGCCAGTCCACATCGGTGCCGAACGCGAAGTTCAACAACCCGTAGGTGGGGTCGAACATCGTCGTCTTCCACAGCAGCGCACCGGCCGCGGGCAGGATGAGGAACGGCGTGATCAGCAGGGTGCGCACCACGCTGCGCCCCAGGAACTGGCGGTCCAGCAGCAGCGCCAGCCCCAGACCCAGCACCATCGCCACCAGCACGCACACCACGGTCAGCAGCACGGTGTTGAACATCGCGCCGCGGAACTGGCTGTCGGTGAAGACGTCGATGTAGTTGCGGAGGCCGACGAAGTGGCGCGAACCCGGGCGCACCAGGTTCCAGGACTGGAACGAGTAGAAGATCGTCAGCAGGAACGGGATCTGGGTGACCAGGATCGTGAACAGCAGCGCGGGCATCAGCGGCGCGCGACGCAACCATGCCTCGCGCGACCACTTGCCAGCGGGTTTCCGGGTCACCGCCTGCGGGACAGCGGTGGGCGTCGTGGCCATCTGCGTCATCGGGTCTCCCGGTAGGCCTCGCCGACGGATTCGGCGTATTCCTGGGACTGCTGCAACGCTTCGTCGACCGTGATCTGGCCCGCGATGGCGGCCGACAGCTGCTGGCTCACCCGCGTGCCGAGGTCCTGGAACTCGGGGATCCCGACGAACTGGATGCCCGGGTAGGGGACCGGGTTCAGCATGGTGTTGCGCTGGTTCGCGCTGTCGATCCCGTCCAGCGTCGCCGGGGCGTAGGCGTGCGCGGCCTCCTGGTACTCCGGGATCCGGTAGGTCGACAGGCGGCACCCCGGCGGCACGCGGTTCCAGCCGAAGGTCTCGCCCACGGTCTGCACGAACCGCTTGTCGGTCATCCAGCGCATGAACCGCCACGCGGCGTCCTTGTCCTTGGCGACCTTCGGCATGGCCAGTGCCCAGGTGTAGAGCCAGCCGCTGGTCTCGGTCCGCGACACCGGGGCCGCCACGTACCCGGACTTGCCGACGACCTCGCTGCTGGCGGGGTCCTCGTTGGTGCCGGCCATGACCGTCGCGTCGTACCACATCGCCGCTTCACCCTGGGCGTACCGCGTGCCGCACTCGGTGAACCCGGCGCTCGAGGCGCCGACCTCGCCGTGCTTGCGCACCAGGTCGACGTAGAACTGGGCGGCGGCGCGGAACTCCGGCGAGGTCAGCTGGGCGTTCCAGTTCTCGTCGAACCAGCGCGCGCCGAACGTGTTCGCCACGGTGGTGAACGGTGCCAGGCTCTCACCCCAGCCGGGCTTGCCGCGCAAGCAGATCCCGGACACGCCCGCTTCCTTGTCGTCCAGACGAGCGGCGAAGTCGGCGATCTGCTCCCAGGTCGGCCGTTCCGGCATGGTCAGCCCGGCCTTCTCGAACAAGTCCTTGCGGTAGGCCAGGAACGAGGACTCGCCGTAGAACGGGACCGCGTACATCGAGCCCTCGTGGGACAGCGATTCGCGGATGCTGGGGATGAAGTCATCGGGGTCGTAGCCCTCGCTGGAGTCGATGTAGGGCTGCAGGTTCTCCAGCCAGCCGTTGGCCGCCCACTGCGGGGTCTCGTAGTTGCTGATCATCACCACGTCGAACTCGCCGCCCTGGGTGGCGGTCGAGGCGGTGATCTTCGCACGCGCCTGGTTCTCCGGAAGCTGCACGAACTTCAGCTTGATCCCGGGGTTCTCGCGCTCGAACTGGCCGGACAACGCGATGGCGTCTTCCATCTGCGGGTTGGACACGATCGCCACGACGAGCGTCCGGTCACCCGTGCCCAGCGCTCCTGCGCCCGCGCAGCCGCTGAGGAGCAGCGCGACGACTGCGAGCACGGCCAGCATGGCTCTACTTCGCATCAACGCCTCCCGGCAGGACCTGCACCTTCAGCCCGGCACCGCTGCGCATCAGGTCCAGCGCGGCGGGGAACTCCTCCAAGGGCAACGTGTCGGTGAGCAGCGTGTCGGTGTCGATGGCGCCCGAGGCGACCAGGTCCAGCGCCGCGCCGTAGCTGTGCAGCACCGCCATCGACCCGACGATGGTGATCTCGTCGTTGTAGATGCGGAACGGCGACACCGAGATCCGCGCCTCCGCCGGGGCGACGCCGAAGACCAGCAGCCGCCCGCCGCGCCGCAGCGAGTCGAACGCCGCCTCGATGGCGGGCGCCGCGCCGGTGCAGTCGACGGCCGCGTCGAAGCGCTGGTCGAGCTCGGCGACGTCGGTGCTCACCGCGACGGCACCGAGCTTCGTAGCGCGCTCCAGGCGAGCCGCGTTGCGGTCGACGACCGACACCCGGGCACCACCGCGCTGCAGCAGCTGCTGCATGAGCAGGCCCATCGTGCCCGCGCCGACCACGAGGAACCGCTCCCCCGCCTCGACACCGATCTGCCGCACCCCGTGCACCGCGCAGGACACCGGCTCGACCAGCGCACCCTGCTGCCAGGTCATGGAGTCGGGCATCCGGTAGGCGGTGTGGGCGGGGATCGCCACGTACTCGGCGAAGGCACCGTCCACGGTGTCCCCGGTGGCGTTCCAGTTCTCGCACAGGTTGCCGTGGCCCGAGCGGCACGGCGTGCAGTAACCGCAGAACAACGACGGGTCGACGGCGACCCGGTCGCCGACCTTCCAGTCGCCCGGGACGTCCGCGCCGAGCTCGACGACCTCGCCGGCGAACTCGTGGCCAGGAACGATCGGGTAGGGCGTGGGTGGGAAGTGCCCGTCGGCGATGTGCAGATCGGTCCCGCAGATGCCGCACGCACCCACCTTGACCACCAGCTGGCCCTCACCCGGTTTCGGGTCGGGCACCTCGCCCACCCTGATCGAACCGGGCCGATCGATGATCGCGGCGCGCATGACACCCCTTCTCCACGGGATCGCTCATATGAGCGGATCACGTCGTTCATCCTCGAAACTTGCCGTGCATTGAAGGATGATCCTGCGTGTGACGTCAACTTTTCATCTTTAACATGCTCATATGAGCACTAGGAGGACGCGGATGAGGTTGACCGACACCATGACGGCCGCCTCGATCGCGCACCGGTTCTTCGTCCAGGGCCGGACCAAGCTGGAGATCGCCCAGGAGTTCGGGATCAGCCGCTTCAAGGTGGCGCGGATCTTGACGGCGGCGCAGGAAGCGGGGCTGGTGCGGGTCGAGTTCGACCTGCCGGTGCCGATCGATCTCGAGCTGTCGGAAGCGGTGCGGACCAGCTACCGGCTGCGCCGCGTGCTGGTGCTCAACCGAGCGCAGTCCAAGGCCGAACGCCCGGAGCTGCGCCGCCGGATCGGGGCCCTGGCCGCGGACCTGCTGGCCGAGACCGCCACCGCGGACGACGTGATCGGGCTGTCCTGGGCGCGCTCGGTCAACGCCATGGCGGAGGCCGTCCGGACGCTGCCGAAGTGCCCCATCGTGCAGCTGTGCGGGGTGCAGGCGGGCATGGACATGCGCGACCGGTCGGTGGAGACCGTGGAGCGGCTGGCCGGCGTCTCCGGCGGGCGCGCCTACCCGATCTACGGCCCCCTGGTGCTCCCGGACCGGCGCACCACCGAGATCCTGCGCAACCAGCCCGGCATCGCCGAGACGTTCGACCAGTTCCGCCACCTGACCAAGGCCGTGGTGAGCATCGGCGCGTGGCTGCCCGACGAGTCGACCGTCTACGACGCCCTCGGCGAGCCCGAGCGGGAGGCGATCCGGCAGCGCGGGGCCACGGCGGAGATCGCGGCACGCCTGTTCGACGCGGACGGCAACGCGTTGTCGACGGGGCTGGCGCACCACGTCCTGGCGATCCGGCACGAGGAGCTCCGCCAGATCCCGGAGGTGATCGCCCTGGGCTACACGGTGCCGAAGGCGCGAGCGATCGATGCCGTGCTGCGTTCCGGCGTGGTGACCACCCTGATCACCGACGCCCAGGTCGCCGAGGTCCTGCTGGACCTCGTCGCCGAGCGGCCGCCGGCCTGAGCCTCAGGCCATCACGAACGAGCTCGGGTGCATCTCGGGCAGGCAGACCACCGCGTCGAAGGCCTCGGCCACGTCCACCGGCATCGTGGTGGTCACGTGCCGGATCGAGGTGGGCCCGGTGGTGGCCGACCGCAGGTCGAGCAGTACGGGTCCGGACTCGCCGACCGCCTGCTCCACGCTGCCCTCGGCCACCGGCTCCAACGGCCGAGCGGTCACCCCGATCCCCAGCCGCGCCTGGTCGTCGAGGTGCATGCCGACGGTCGTCCCGGCGCGGGCGGTGACACCGATGGCGCGGTAGTCCGCCCCGAACTCCTCCGCCAGGTAGCTGCCCAGCGACCAGGCTCGGACGCTGGGCAGCAACCGCATCGGGACGCGCTGGATGTGCAGGTTGTGCGCCAGCACGACGATCCGCTGGTCCGCCCCGTGCAGGTCACGCAGCAGCCGCACCGTCTCGGCCTGGTACGCGTCGCGGGAGGACGACGTGAGCGGAGACGGATCGGGCTGACCGAGCTCGACGAGCTCGCGGAGGTGCTCGTCCAGCCGGAGCGCGCCCAGCGCGTGGTGCCGCGCGAGGCGGTCCTCCGGCCGACTGCTCGGCAGCGCATCGAGCCGGAGCAGCAAGCGGGTCAGGGCGGCGGTGGCCGCGTCCCGCTCCGCCGTGCTGAGCTCGGCGTACTTGGTGGGGGCGACACCGTTGTTGGCCGAGGCGTACGGCTGCGTCGCGGACGTGGCCGCATCGACGAGCTGCACCTGCTCGGGCGCGCGCTCGACCAGGTGCGCGCGCACCAGCCGCAGCGCCGGCAGCACGGACCCGCCCGACCCCGGCACGTCCAGCCCGGCGAACCGGACCCGGCCGCCGACCGCGTTGTGCTCGCGCAGCCAGGTGATCAGCTCTTGGACCTCGACGGCATCGCCGTGCCGGAAGGTGAACCCGTCCCGAGCCACCTCCGCCAGTCCTCCTGGACCGCCGTTGATCCACGCGTCGACCACGAGCCCCTCGGCGAACCCCGATTCGAGCGCGACCACGCTGAACCCGAGCTCGGTCACCAAGAACCGGACGACTTCCGCGCGCAACCGTCCGAACTCGCGGATGTAGTGGTTGTTCTCCCCGATCGCCACCACCCGAGCGTCCCCGACCACCTCACCGAGCGAGGACAGGTCCTCGAGCGACGACCGGCGAACAGCCCCCGGAAGGTTCACAGCGACTCCCCAGCGGTACCGGTGCGACGGCTGCGATTGTGCCTGAGATCCGGTGTCGCCGGGCGGACTTCGCCAGAACCCCACCCGTCTTGTCCCACGGTGCCGAGCGGTCCGACGCGGCGCGTCGGCAGTCGTCCACTCAGGCCAGCTGCCTGAGCCGTCGGGCTGGGTGAGCGCTTCCGAGAAGTGGCCGGAAGGATCGCAGAAGCAGACGCCGCGACCACCGTGGTCGGTGTTGTGCTGTTCCGGGAACTCACGCTGCGGGTCGGCCCAGTGCTGGCGGCCCCTCTCCCGGATCCGGGCGTCGATGCCGTCGACGTCCTCCCCGGTGACGAGGAAGGCGTAGTGCTGCGGTGGGAAGCCGAAGCCCTGGCTCGCCGAACTGGAGCGTGACGCCCGCGCGGGGGGGGACCGTGGGGACCACGCCACCCGGCTCCGCCGGCGGGAGGCCGAACACCTCGGTGCAGCACGAGGCCGACACCTGCTTGTCGCGCGCGGCGACGATCCTGTGGTTCAAGAGGACGGTCCTCGAGGACCT
This region of Saccharopolyspora hordei genomic DNA includes:
- a CDS encoding carbohydrate ABC transporter permease; its protein translation is MTQMATTPTAVPQAVTRKPAGKWSREAWLRRAPLMPALLFTILVTQIPFLLTIFYSFQSWNLVRPGSRHFVGLRNYIDVFTDSQFRGAMFNTVLLTVVCVLVAMVLGLGLALLLDRQFLGRSVVRTLLITPFLILPAAGALLWKTTMFDPTYGLLNFAFGTDVDWLSQFPMASVMAQVIWQWTPFMMLLILAGLQGQSKEVLEAAAVDGAGRWRIFWSITLPQLGRYLQLAVLLGAIYIVNSFDAIYLMTQGGPGTASTNLPFYIYQRAFEGFDIGQSSAMGVVVVVLTLVVATFALRLMFRTFGVSEVR
- a CDS encoding zinc-dependent alcohol dehydrogenase family protein; the encoded protein is MRAAIIDRPGSIRVGEVPDPKPGEGQLVVKVGACGICGTDLHIADGHFPPTPYPIVPGHEFAGEVVELGADVPGDWKVGDRVAVDPSLFCGYCTPCRSGHGNLCENWNATGDTVDGAFAEYVAIPAHTAYRMPDSMTWQQGALVEPVSCAVHGVRQIGVEAGERFLVVGAGTMGLLMQQLLQRGGARVSVVDRNAARLERATKLGAVAVSTDVAELDQRFDAAVDCTGAAPAIEAAFDSLRRGGRLLVFGVAPAEARISVSPFRIYNDEITIVGSMAVLHSYGAALDLVASGAIDTDTLLTDTLPLEEFPAALDLMRSGAGLKVQVLPGGVDAK
- a CDS encoding erythromycin esterase family protein, which codes for MNLPGAVRRSSLEDLSSLGEVVGDARVVAIGENNHYIREFGRLRAEVVRFLVTELGFSVVALESGFAEGLVVDAWINGGPGGLAEVARDGFTFRHGDAVEVQELITWLREHNAVGGRVRFAGLDVPGSGGSVLPALRLVRAHLVERAPEQVQLVDAATSATQPYASANNGVAPTKYAELSTAERDAATAALTRLLLRLDALPSSRPEDRLARHHALGALRLDEHLRELVELGQPDPSPLTSSSRDAYQAETVRLLRDLHGADQRIVVLAHNLHIQRVPMRLLPSVRAWSLGSYLAEEFGADYRAIGVTARAGTTVGMHLDDQARLGIGVTARPLEPVAEGSVEQAVGESGPVLLDLRSATTGPTSIRHVTTTMPVDVAEAFDAVVCLPEMHPSSFVMA
- a CDS encoding carbohydrate ABC transporter permease, translating into MMRTGNPLGRWALTGLTWLVAILFVFPVLWMVLTSFKQESDAYTNPPKVVFTPTLEQFAGVLERGFLPYLANSAFVTVVSTLLVLLLAVPAAYVLSISAVPGTRDALGFFLSTKMLPIVAAIIPLYVISQNLKLLDNVWALVILYTAMNLPLAIWMMRSFFLEVPKEMVEAGRIDGARLPTLLFRVVLPVVAPGIAATALICVIFSWTEFFYAVNLTAAQAGTVPVFLVGFITSEGLYWAQLSAAAFLASLPVMIIGWAAQNHLVRGLSMGAVK
- a CDS encoding ABC transporter substrate-binding protein, producing the protein MRSRAMLAVLAVVALLLSGCAGAGALGTGDRTLVVAIVSNPQMEDAIALSGQFERENPGIKLKFVQLPENQARAKITASTATQGGEFDVVMISNYETPQWAANGWLENLQPYIDSSEGYDPDDFIPSIRESLSHEGSMYAVPFYGESSFLAYRKDLFEKAGLTMPERPTWEQIADFAARLDDKEAGVSGICLRGKPGWGESLAPFTTVANTFGARWFDENWNAQLTSPEFRAAAQFYVDLVRKHGEVGASSAGFTECGTRYAQGEAAMWYDATVMAGTNEDPASSEVVGKSGYVAAPVSRTETSGWLYTWALAMPKVAKDKDAAWRFMRWMTDKRFVQTVGETFGWNRVPPGCRLSTYRIPEYQEAAHAYAPATLDGIDSANQRNTMLNPVPYPGIQFVGIPEFQDLGTRVSQQLSAAIAGQITVDEALQQSQEYAESVGEAYRETR
- a CDS encoding sugar-binding transcriptional regulator encodes the protein MSTRRTRMRLTDTMTAASIAHRFFVQGRTKLEIAQEFGISRFKVARILTAAQEAGLVRVEFDLPVPIDLELSEAVRTSYRLRRVLVLNRAQSKAERPELRRRIGALAADLLAETATADDVIGLSWARSVNAMAEAVRTLPKCPIVQLCGVQAGMDMRDRSVETVERLAGVSGGRAYPIYGPLVLPDRRTTEILRNQPGIAETFDQFRHLTKAVVSIGAWLPDESTVYDALGEPEREAIRQRGATAEIAARLFDADGNALSTGLAHHVLAIRHEELRQIPEVIALGYTVPKARAIDAVLRSGVVTTLITDAQVAEVLLDLVAERPPA
- a CDS encoding DinB family protein encodes the protein MLATRIDLVRWQFGLTWSLCELHLGALEPEDFRWEPAAHCWTVRRGDDGEWVADFAEVEPDPVPVPTIAWLTWHLGWWWTVATDHVQGRTPTERTDVRWPGAESAVEWLRGLRDEWVSALGRLTDADLDGPAPFPWQDDPDKTLAHSLAWVNAELMKNVAEIGQLRLLRAASA
- a CDS encoding response regulator gives rise to the protein MTTVFLVDDHEVVRLGLVDLLDSEADLEVVGQAASAGEALTRIPTVRPDVAVLDVRLPDGNGVELCRELRSRLPGLQCLMLTSFSDKQALLDAMLAGAAGYVVKNIKGMELASAIRKVGAGGSLLTQQEATALVNKLRAELDGTSKLPELTGQERILLDCIRQGMTNRQIAERMFLAEKTVKNYVSRLLSKLGLQSRTQAAVLATRLRHRPES
- a CDS encoding FHA domain-containing protein, translating into MEDTRFQLSAATGVAEADQTARTLPDVASSAQVVPAPRESVESDGRPRLVINRGPDAGASFPLESPQVTIGRDRDCDIVVDDMTVSRVHAELHLRDGNYVVVDGGSLNGTYLNRQPVDVAELNDGDELWIGRVRFTFRSGT
- a CDS encoding GAF domain-containing sensor histidine kinase, whose protein sequence is MRLKELLTQVQARIEEIVGLRDRMDALLDAVLGISSELELDSVLRRIVRTSIDLVDARYGAIGVLAPDGSLSRFIHDGVDEETRRRIGHLPTGRGVLGVVIEADKPLRLDDISAHPASVGFPAHHPPMHTFLGVPIRARQETFGRLYLTEKRGGGPFTEDDEVVLQALAGAAGIAVDNARLFEELRRRERWLDATGEITAELLAGTDPIDALQVIAERAAELTEADYALLSVPARGDDEEVAELTVTVSAGEGVEDLVGRRIPVHGSVTGQVFRERVPRHVAHLSTVEHAAVELGPALAVPMRAEGTISGVLLAVRRAGAKGFDEEQLLVVSSFADQAALALRWAEAQAARRELDVLADRDRIARELHDHVIQRLFAIGMAMQGTQRRAKTPDVATRLTEHIDQLHDVIQDLRASIFDLQVAAEHRRGFRTRVQRVVTDVVGDNPLRITMRMAGPLDVLPPRLAEHAEAVVLEAVSNTVRHAQATELSVTVSLEDDLTIDVTDNGVGIGDTVAHSGLHNLVERAEQMGGRCTVERLPAGGTRVLWTAPLTPPR